A genome region from Chryseobacterium sp. G0186 includes the following:
- a CDS encoding putative DNA modification/repair radical SAM protein, giving the protein MNFDRLKEKLEILADAAKYDVSCSSSGGTRKNKKGALGDSSVSGICHTYTEDGRCVSLLKILLTNHCIYDCAYCVSRSSNDIKRAAFTVEEVVDVTINFYRRNYIEGLFLSSGIFKNADTTMERLVRVAKKLRLEENFNGYIHLKSIPGASDELMQEAALYADRLSVNLEIPTESGLKLLAPEKNRQDMISPMRYIQKGIDQYKDEKKLFRTVPKFAPAGQSTQMIVGATQENDLQIIKVADHFYKNFNLKRVYYSGYVPVLEDKRLPSLTTEVPMLRENRLYQSDWLMRFYGFKADEILDPSLPFLDLEIDPKLSWALRHLDQFPVNIQTADYQMILRIPGIGVKSAQKIVSARRFQMLNMEHLKKLGAAVNRAKYFIDFNTGNAYLRYLTDKNFRKLLIGGSASKFHNQFSQQLSLF; this is encoded by the coding sequence ATGAATTTTGACCGCCTTAAAGAAAAGCTTGAGATCCTTGCTGATGCTGCGAAATATGATGTTTCCTGCTCATCAAGCGGAGGAACACGAAAGAATAAAAAAGGGGCTTTAGGAGACAGCTCCGTAAGCGGAATTTGTCATACCTATACGGAAGACGGAAGATGTGTTTCTTTGCTGAAGATTTTATTGACCAACCATTGTATTTATGATTGTGCCTACTGTGTCTCCAGAAGTTCAAATGATATTAAAAGAGCGGCATTTACCGTAGAGGAAGTGGTGGATGTAACGATTAACTTTTACCGTAGAAACTATATTGAAGGGCTATTCTTAAGCTCCGGTATTTTTAAGAATGCTGACACTACTATGGAACGGCTTGTAAGAGTGGCTAAAAAACTACGTCTGGAAGAAAACTTCAATGGGTATATTCACCTGAAATCTATTCCGGGAGCCAGTGATGAACTGATGCAGGAAGCCGCATTATATGCAGACAGACTTTCCGTAAACCTTGAAATTCCTACAGAAAGCGGATTAAAGCTATTGGCACCGGAAAAAAACAGGCAGGATATGATCAGTCCGATGCGATATATCCAAAAAGGGATCGATCAATACAAAGATGAAAAAAAACTTTTCAGAACAGTTCCTAAGTTTGCTCCGGCAGGCCAATCTACTCAAATGATTGTAGGGGCAACCCAGGAAAATGACCTGCAAATCATCAAGGTTGCCGATCATTTTTACAAAAATTTTAACCTTAAAAGAGTGTATTATTCCGGCTATGTTCCGGTTTTAGAGGATAAAAGACTCCCCTCTTTGACCACTGAGGTACCGATGCTCCGTGAAAACAGATTGTATCAGTCTGACTGGTTGATGAGATTTTACGGATTTAAAGCTGACGAAATTTTGGATCCAAGTCTTCCGTTCCTTGATTTGGAGATAGACCCAAAGCTAAGCTGGGCTCTTCGACATCTGGATCAATTTCCTGTCAATATCCAAACTGCAGATTATCAGATGATCTTAAGGATTCCCGGCATTGGAGTAAAATCGGCCCAGAAAATAGTGAGTGCCAGACGTTTTCAAATGTTGAACATGGAGCACCTCAAGAAATTAGGAGCAGCAGTAAACAGGGCCAAGTATTTTATTGATTTCAACACAGGAAATGCCTATTTAAGATACTTAACGGATAAAAATTTCAGAAAACTATTGATTGGAGGAAGTGCTTCTAAGTTTCACAATCAGTTTTCACAGCAACTAAGTTTGTTTTAA
- a CDS encoding TIGR03915 family putative DNA repair protein, translated as MTTLLYDGSFDGLFTAIFEVFEYRYQDVEIVNRERFHQENIFAEIHEVITQADKSERVLSKLEQNLGKKGIYQLLKVFLSESPELEQLILSAVRQSIKYPEGNILENFADADIMKISKICKSVGRESHRMTAFVRFEKMQDDVFFSKIDPDFNVLPLIRKHFKDRYQDQKWMIYDLKRNYGILYDLENCEFFYPDEKLDINKYQDKFHHDEKNYQTLWQRYFTKTNIVERKNLKLHIQHVPKRYWKYLTEKW; from the coding sequence ATGACAACTTTACTCTACGACGGAAGTTTTGATGGCCTCTTCACTGCGATATTTGAAGTTTTTGAATACCGTTATCAGGATGTTGAAATCGTAAACAGGGAAAGATTTCATCAGGAAAATATTTTTGCAGAGATTCATGAGGTGATTACCCAAGCTGATAAATCTGAAAGGGTTTTAAGTAAATTAGAGCAAAATCTTGGCAAGAAAGGCATCTACCAACTGTTGAAGGTTTTTTTATCGGAAAGTCCCGAATTGGAACAGCTCATTCTATCTGCAGTGAGGCAATCCATAAAGTATCCCGAAGGAAATATTCTGGAAAACTTTGCTGATGCCGATATCATGAAAATTTCAAAGATTTGTAAGTCTGTGGGCAGAGAAAGCCATCGAATGACTGCTTTTGTCCGGTTTGAAAAAATGCAGGATGATGTTTTTTTCTCAAAAATAGATCCCGACTTTAATGTTCTTCCACTTATCAGAAAACATTTTAAAGACCGGTACCAGGATCAAAAATGGATGATCTATGATCTGAAAAGAAACTATGGAATTCTTTATGATCTGGAAAACTGTGAGTTTTTTTATCCTGATGAAAAATTAGATATCAACAAGTACCAGGATAAATTCCATCATGATGAGAAAAACTATCAAACTCTTTGGCAACGGTATTTTACAAAAACAAATATTGTTGAACGGAAGAATTTGAAGCTTCATATTCAGCATGTTCCAAAGAGATACTGGAAATATTTGACTGAAAAATGGTAA